The genome window TATCCTTCCTTTTTTGTCAAAAAGCCCAAATCGCCTATCTCATAGTTTGGTATCTTTGCTCTGGATAGAGCCACCAGAGTAGCTATTGCTGAGGCATCTATCAAGTTTCCCGAATGATTCAGGACATATATGTCATTCCAGACAACAAGCACTTTCTGTCCTGGCAATATTGCAAGGTCCTTGAGATCAATCGCCTTTGTCTCTCTGTAAGATCTGTCTATTATCCTTGCCAGCTCATAAGCGTTTTCATCAGGCGGCCCTGGCTCAAAGAGGGGGGAGGCAAGAGGGACAAATTCTGCATTTATCATAAGAACTCCCTCATCTGGCTGATCCGGATAAGGACTTCCGGGCTCCATTTTTATGCCAACAAGAACAACGGTATCTCCGAGATTGACGAGAGCTGAACCATCGCTTTTTTCTATATAGTCTGGAACTATGGAAATTCTTCTTATGTCATCCAATCCTCTTCCATCAGCTCGTTTCCCAACTTCCAGCAGCGAGAGTATTGTTTCTTTCTGTATCTTTGGTACTAGAGGATATGTGCTAGGAGTAACGCTCATGCGCTTTCAGCCTCCTTCTCTTCTTCAGTCATTCTAGCATAATTATCTCTGAGAGTCTGTTTTTGAATGAGGTATATTTCCCTAATTGCCTTCGTAGCCATTCTCAAGGCTTCCTTGAACTCATCTCTCGTGAGAGAGCCGTTCAGCTGCAAAAGCACTATCTTTCCTAAATTGGGCATCATGGCTACAGGCATATCAGCCTCCCCTCCACTATCTTCAGCTTCATTTATATCCAGCACAAGTTTTCCATTCACTTTACCTACAGCGACGCCTGCTATCAGATCCCTCATTGGTATTCCAGCATCAGCCAATGCTAAGCTAGCAGCAGTCAGACTAGTAGTCCTGGTCCCTCCATCAGCCTGTAGAACCTCTATGAAGATATCGATTGTGGTCCTTGGATAGAGTTCGGTGAATATTGATGATTCTAGCGATTCCCTAATAACCTTTGATAGCTCAACCTCTCTCCTCGTGGGAGCAGGTGACTTCCTCTCTGTTGTGCTGAATGGAGCCATGTGATATCTTACCCTCAAAATAGCCCTGTCTGGAAGGGTCATGTGTCTGGGAAGAGCTTCTCTTGGACCGTATACAGCTGCTATGACTGTTGTCTTTCCATAGGATACAAGAGCTGAGCCCTGAGCATTCTTGAGAACTCCAACGCTCATTGAAATTGGTCTCATTTGATCTGGTCTCCTTCCGTCGATTCTCAACCCGTCTTCATTTATTAGCTTCATATTTCCCTTAACTATTTCCTATCACCTCTTCTTGCTTTTTCCTCACGTATGAATTCCAAGATATTAGAGATGCCGATCACAGATATGTCAGAAGAATCGATCTTTTTCAACGCTAATATAGCTATGTCCTCCAGAATGGGATCTTTTCCATACAGCCAAATTCTGCCGTTGTTTCCAACGAAGATGCTGGTTTCGGTTTCTTTAGCGATCAATTCTACAAGGGTTCTTTTTCTAAATAGGAGTAAATTTGCTACTCTAGACGAGAGCTCAATGACCTTTCCTTGGGTAATTTTGCCGAGTCCCTTTCCTCTCATTGTGAGGACGGGATCTCTTAGTCTGTCAAAAGCAAGAACTCTTAGGAGAACGTGATCCCCTATGCTTAGGAACTTTCTCAATGTATCCACTGTTGCTTGAGTCTGCCTGAGAAGGGTCTCACCAACTGGAAGCTGCCCCTCATAGGGGCTATTTATGTCCACAGTCCAATATGTGGGACCAACATCGGTTATCAGTCCTACTACCATGTCATTCGGCTTCGGAATGTAAGCATGTTCCATGGGAATTAAGTAAACTTTGTCTTCCTTTATCTCTGCCAAGCCAATAATGCTTGAATAGTATTTGTTTCCTTCCTTGTATAGATAAACGCTGTTAGTTTCTATTTTTCCCTCAGCTATTAAATCTCCGGGAAGCACGATATCCCTCTGTTGTATGTAAAACACTGGCCTCGGAATTTCACTCAACTTTCAACACCTTTACGCTAACTTCTCCTTTTGTGAGTTTATTTAGCTTGTCTATAACCTCCTCCTGTAGTCCAGCTGGAATTTCCAGCTCGATCAGTACACTGCCGTCATTTTTCCAATCGACCTTGTGAGTTATTCCCAGGCTCTTTGCTTCACTGAATGCTCTGCTGGAATGCTCGGGGGGTATCGTAATCTCGAGAATGGCCCTTGCCATTTTTATTGGCATGAGCCTCGAGATCGCTTTAACAACAGCTATGGCCTGCTCTTCAACGGATTTGTAGATATCTATTCCAATTCTTGCTTCCTCCATTGCCTTCTCAATTCTCTGCGGCGGAATGGGGAGCTTTGTTTTTGGATCGATGGCATTTCTGGATATGTAAGTTACTATTAGTTTCTTCTTCGATTCAAGCATTTTCCTTCTCTGCTCGGTAGTAAGCTGGAGCTCTCCTTCCTTCAATATCTTCTCTGCTACAGTCTTGAAATCCTCTGTGCCAAAAACTGATTTTATGTCCTCAGGAGAGGCTTTTAGACCCTTCCTAACGTCCTTATAGATGAATTCGCTCTTGACTACTTCCTCAATGCCTGGTTTTCCGCTCTCTCTATATTGGAAAGCGAGATTGGGGTCGACTAATATTTCGAAGTGCTTTCCCTTGTGATCATATTTTGCTACAATATATTCTTTTGAGGACATCTCCTTTCACTTCAGCTCTTTTTCTAGGTTATTTATTACTAATATCTTTGCTTGTTTCACGTACATTATGAATTTCAATTTTTTCCTTTTAAAGAAATTTAGAGAGAAGTTCCAACTTACAGCACAAACAAAAAGAAAGATTATAAACTGTTGAGTTTGTAGAATATAGCAGGTTCAGAATGAGGCTGAGAGGGCAATGTCTTCAATTGCTCGAAGTGGCAAGCTAATAGATCTAGAAGACGGTATTACGCTTGAAGTGCTGGAGGAAAGGGAAAATTTCTTGATAGGAAGGAAAGAAATAGAGGGGATTGTTTATCATGGAGGCAAGGGAACCCCAGCTATTCCTTCACTCAGGGAGAAGATTTCCAAGAAGCTCGGCGTAGATTTGAAACAAACATACATACGATCACTTAAAACAGAGTATGGTGCTGCTAGGAGTAGGATCCTCCTTCATATTTACAAAGCACCCAAGCTTGCCAGCGAATATGAGCCAAAACACATAATTGAGAGGAATAAAACACTCCAGGAGGAAATAGAAGAAGCGGAAAAGAGGGGATAATTTCTTGGCCGAGATTCACAATCTCTATGAATTCGACTACAAAACTGGAAAAATTAGGCTGAAAAACAGGAAATGTCCAAGATGTGGAGGCATAATGGCTTTCCACAGGGAGCCAGTCCAAAGGTGGTATTGTGGAGCATGTGGCTACACGGAATTCTCAACGGGAGAAAGGTGAGGGTTTTAGGAATAGAGTCAACAGCACATACTCTTGGAATCGGAATTGCGCAGAATTACCCTCCATATATTTTGTCAAATGAAAAAAGCAAATATGAACCTGTCTTAGGAGGAATTCATCCCAGAGAAGCTTCAAGAAATCATGCTGAAAAGATAGGTGAAGTTCTAAAGAGCGCCCTCAATAAGGCAAATCTAACGATAAAAGACATTGATGCAATAGCGGTTGCCCTGGGGCCAGGAATGGGGCCATGCTTGAGAGTTGGTGCTACAGCAGCGCGAGCCCTAGCTTCCTATTATGATAAAAAGCTGGTTCCTGTGAACCATAGTATAGCACATATAGAGATTGGCAATCTTTTATCCGGATTCGAAGACCCATTAATCATCTATGTTTCTGGGGGAAACACGAGCATAGTAGCTTACGGACAGAAGAGATATAGAGTTTTTGGAGAGACGCAGGATATAGCTCTTGGAAATCTAAGAGATGTATTTGCAAGAGAAGCGGGAATTGCTCCACCTTACATAGTAAATGGATGGCATGCTCTCGATCTCTGTGCAAGAAGGTCTCAAACCAAGGAGATACTAGATCTGCCCTACATAGTAAAGGGGCAGGATGTATCCTATGCAGGTCTATTGACTTCCGCTCTGAAGAAACTAAGGGAGGGCTATAAGCTGGAAGATATCTGCTATTCTGTTGTTGAAATAAGCTTTTCAATGATTACGGAAGTTGCGGAGAGGGGCCTCGCACATACCAGGAAACAGGAAGTGCTTCTGACTGGAGGTGTATCGGCAAGCCAAATACTGGATGAAAAGGTCAAGCTCATGGCTGAAAGTCACGGTGCAAGGTACTATAACGTACCACCAGCTTATGCTGGAGACAATGGAGCAATGATAGCTTGGACAGGAGTTCTTGCATATCTCAGCGGAGTTTCAATAGATCCGCGAGAAGCAACTATCGATCAGCGATGGAGAATAGAAGAGGTAGAGATTCCTTGGAGAAACTGAAGATTGCCCCCCTATCATGGGGAGCAGAATCCAACTTATACCTGGGACATTATTTAGGAAGAAAGGTTGTGGTGAAGGAGAGAATCAGGAAACCCTACATGCCACCAAAGCTATCAGAAAGGTTAGTTAGAGAGAGAACAATTTCCGAGGCCAGAATATTATGGGAGGCAAATTTGATAGGTGTAAAGGCTCCTCTTCCTCTAAAGGTGGAACCTGAAGCCGGAGTAATAATAATGAGCTACATAGAGGGGAAACTGCTGAGAGATATGATTTTCGCTGGAGAAAACGAACAGCTAATCAGGGAAATAATGAGAATTGTAGGAGAATATGTTGCGAAGCTCCACAATTTTCATATAATACATGGCGATCTCACAACTTCAAACATCATCTATAAGACTGAAGCAGGTCCATTCATAATTGACTTCGGGCTAAGCTTCCGTTCAAAACGAGTTGAAGATAAGGCAATGGATTTAAGAGTTTTGGAGAGAGCCGTTGAGAGCACCCATCCTGAGCATAAAGATGAGCTAATGCCCCTTTTCTATGAGAAATATTTTTCGGAAGTAAATGAGAGTGAATTGATTGGGAAAAGCTTGGAAGAAATTAGACTTAGAGGAAGATATATAAAGGAGAGGCAGAAGCAATGAGGCTGTTTATCCTAACACACAACGATTCGAAATTCTCCGAGATCGCTGAGGTTCTACTAGAATATGGAATTGAAGCTATTCAGCTTAGAAAGAAAAAGTTCGAGATTCAGGCAGATGAAGTTTCTGAAATAGCTTTCAGAGCAGCAGAGCACGAGTGCAGAGAGCTCAACACTCCCATAGCTGTAGATGATACAGCACTATATATAGAGGCTTTGAGGGGATTTCCTGGGCCCTATGCAGAATATGTTTTTAGAACAATAGGTATTTCAGGTATCTTGAAGCTGATGGAAGGGAAAAATAATAGAAAAGCACGCTTCGTTACTGCTGTAGCATATTGCAATGGAAGATCTGTGAGGGTTTTTGAGGGGATCCTTGAAGGAACTATATCTGATGAAGCTAGAGGTGAGTTTGGTTTTGGATTCGATCCAATTTTTATCCCCGAAGGTAGTTTAAAGACTCTTGCAGAAATGACCATAGCGGAAAAAAACATGATCAGTCATAGGGCTGTAGCTTTTAGAAAGCTTGCTGAATGGCTAAATAATAATAAAGAATAAAATTCTCAGTTTTTCTTGAGCAATGATGATGGAAACCTCTTGACCGACATTAGGAATGACGAGGGTCTTGAGTTCTGAGCTACTTGTGGGGCATAAGCCCCATCTGCATGTATAGTAGGAAGAAAGCTATGAAGAACGTGATTGCTGATATTGGTATCCCCAGTTTTATCCATTTTATCATGCTTAGCTCCCCTATATGTTCTCCTCTCTTTTTCATTTTTTCCAGATATCCGGCCATAACTATGTTGGCAGTTGAGCCAATTATAGTTGCATTCCCCCAATATGTTCCAGAAATCAAGGAGATCCACCATATAGGAAAAGTATTCAAGGTGCCAACCATCGAATTGACTATTGGTATTGCAATGGATACAGCAAGGACGTTGTCCATTACAGAAGTTATTCCTCCAACAATTGCGCTTATTAAAAGCATTAGGTATATTATGTTTCCCTGAGTGACCTGCTCAACTTTTTCAACAATTATATTGGAAATACCTGTGTATTGGATTGTCCCCACGCTGGCAAATAGAAGCAGGAAATAGACCAGCGTCCACCAGTCAACTCTTCTCTCGACTAGATCTACGGCCTTCTCATGCTCAATGAACAGCGCTACTCCTGCTCCAAGCATAGCAACAGCAAGGAGAAGAGAGTTCTTCGGAAGATTGAAGTAGGCTTCTAGATGGTGATGAAGAATAAGACCAATGAGAACAGCAAGAAATAATGCGGTAGGAGTGTTTAGTTCTTTCTTATATTTTGCTAGCTCTTCAAGACCTCGCAGTTCTTCTTCATCGTGCTTCTTCTTTTTTGCAAGTTCCTTTTCCTCTCTGAAGTAGAATTCACCTATCAAAACAACCACAGCTACACTCACAAGGGCAATTGGAAAGGACCATCTTATGAAATCAAAAAATGTCAGTCCAGCTCTGAAGGCGATCAGCACACCAATTGGATTGCCTACAACAGTTGCGCTGCTGCCTATATTCGTTGTGAAGACTTCGAATATTGATATTGGCAGAGGATCTATGTTGTAATACTTGCAGACTCTTATGGTCAAAGCCAAAGTTATCAGAATGCTAGTTACTTCATCTACCAGCGCAGCAAGTATGAACGAGGATAGCAAAATTGAGGCAAAAACAAAACTAGGCCTATTAATCAGAGAGTATATCATTTTAGCTGTTATCCAGTCGAAGAATTTTCTTTCCTCCAGAAATCCGACAATTATCATCATTGAAATCAGGAATATAATCACATCAATATTGGAGAATTGAATTACATGGGGAATATCTATAACATCTGTAAAGAGGAGAAGAGAAACGCCTGCAAATGCGAAGGCTACTCTGAAGCTCCAGAAAGTGAATGATCCTCCTATGAACATTGCTAATGCTGTGAGGCTGACAACTTGCTTCAAATTCAGACCTGAAACCAGCGCGAGTAGGAAGACTAGTAGAATAACGGCAACTAGACCTATCACTTTAGTTCTAGTCGACGGCATCGAAATCAACTCGCATTAAAAAAAAGAAATTGTAATCTTTTATATATGTTTTTTCATAATAAAGGTTTAATCATAAAAAATAATAAATAATAAAACTAAAATTTTACAATTCGAAGGTGGGCCCGCGGGGATTCGAACCCCGGACCTCCCGGTTATCAGCCGGGCGCTCCAACCAGGCTGAGCTACGGGCCCGCATCAGGAATTATTGACTGAATTTTAAGTTTTAAAGCTTTTTCATTAAACAGTTCTTTTATAGTTTTTCGATTTCATTGATTGTCATGATAATAAGCATGGTTATTTGGAGGAAAGTTCCTAAATGTGTTAACCTTTTTAATTTCTGTTTTTATTGTTATGATTTAAAGGGTGTTGAAAATGAGCGCTCAGGGAAATGAGGAGAAAATAAAAAGTGCAATAATGATGCTCACTAAAATAGTCAACGATGCTAGTGTCCCAAGGAACATTAGGAGAGTCGCCACTGAGGCGATCAATCAGTTGAGTGTGAAGAACCTAAGTGCTGGAGTAAGAGCAGCCAACGCCATACATGTGCTAGATGAGATCAGCCAGGATCCGAACATGCCCGTGCATACGAGAATAGCTATTTGGAATATTGTTAGCTTGCTAGAAAACGTTAGAGATTGATAAAAGAGTTTTCAAGATATATGCAGTTCTACCTCACTGTTTCTGTTCCTTTAGCTTTCTGATTTCACTGATCAGCCTGGGAACTATTTCATACAAATCTCCAACTATTAGATAATCGCTGTACTCACCTATTGGAGCAGAAGGATCTATGTTAATTGAAATCACTGTTCCGCTATCCTTCATTCCAACAACATGCTGAGGACTTCCCGAGATACCTATAGCAATATAGACTTTGGGCTTGACAATGTTTCCACTGAAGCCAACTTGATGATCCCTGGAAATCCAGTCATCATCTACCAGTGGTCTCGATGCTCCCACAGTCGCTCCAAGCAAGGAAGCAAGCTCGTATATCATTTGTAGATCTTCCTTCTTCTTAACACCTCTACCAACAGAGACTATTAGCTCTGCCTCTGAAATGTTGACCTTTTCTCTTTCAAGCTTCTTTAGTACTTTATATCCTGTCTCTTCAAAGTTGTCGAGATATAATTCAAAGATTTTTCCCATTCTTCCGGGATCACTTTCAAGCGGCTTGAATGTTCTATATCTTACCGTGCTCATAACAGGCTTTGTTCTTGTGATTATGTAAGCGAATATGTTCCCAGAGAAGGCTGGCCTGACTTGAACTATGTTTCCCTTTTCGTCAACGAAGAGATCGGTGCAGTCAGCCGTAAGACCAGTTCTCAGATATGATGACACTCTCGGCGCCAAAGTTCTTCCGCTGTTAGTAGCACCGAACAGAACTGCTTCAGGTTTTGCTGTTTCAATGATTTTTATTAGGGCATTTCTGTGGGCGATCACGTCAAAGTCTTTTAGTCTCTCATCATCTATCAAATATACGATGTCTGCTCCTCTGTGTATTAGCTCGTTGGCCTTTTCTTTCACATTCCAGCCCGCGAGGGCTGCCGAAACCAATGTCCCCTTCTTCTCTGCGAGCTCTCTAGCTTTCGCCAAAAGCTCAAACGTCACAGGGTGTATGACTCCAGCGTGATTTTCAGCATACACCATTATCCCTTTATATTCATCCATGAGCTATCACCTACAGCATGCCCTCCTTCTTAAGGATCTCGATTATTTTCTGTATCCCTTCCTCAGGATTCAGAACTTGCTTATTCCTTGTTTTGGGCTTTGGAACTATTATCTTTGAAACAATCGTTGGAGAACCGCTGAAACCGAACTGTTTTATATCAGCAACGTCGGAAAGATAGTCAGCATTCCAAATTTCTATGTTGGCTTTTTTTGCCCTCAGCTTATCCTTCAGCAGTGGAACTCTGGGCTTTGCTGCCTCCTTAGTTACTTGAAGCAGTGTTGGAAAGAATAGCTCGATCTCGTACGGCGATTCCTGTTCTGTTATTACTCTAATCTTTTTCTCCTCAACTTCAAGAATCTTGCTGACATAGCTAGCATGGGGGATCCCGAGAAACTCTGCGACCTCGGGAGGAACCTGTGCCGTGTCTCCATCAACGCTCTTTTCCCCTGATATTATGAGATCGAAGGTACCAAGTTTCTTAATGGCACTGGCCAGCGCATAGGCTGTAGCCAATGTATCTGCTCCAGCAAATCTCCTATCGGAAAGAAGGATCGCTCTGTCGCACCCTCTTGAAAGGGCCTCTCTCAATGCATCCTGTGCATGAAGCGGGGCCATGCTGATAACTGTGACTTGCCCTCCAACTTTCTCCTTGATTTGCACAGCAGCTTCAATTGCGTGAAGATCAAATGGATTTATCTGAAGTTCACTGGATTCTCTCACGATTGTTCCTTTTTCAACGTCGAACTTTACTTTGTCCATGTCGGGAACGGGCTTCATAAGGACAACTATTTGCAGGGGACGCAAGCTTTAACACCTTTTAAATAATTTGAAACTGACTATATAAAAAAGATTATTTTGTTTATCTATTTTTTCAGCAAAAAGTATTTTTTTAGGTTTTTAAAAAACGAGTTCTTCAATTTAGATATTTTTAATTTAACCTTAAAAGTTCTGGTGAAGATTAAATCAGAAAATGGACTTCATTCATGAGGTTACTTTACAGCAAATGAAAGCCTGCCCATTTAGGACAAGAAAGAAATCAGATATATAATGGAATTGTTTTCTAAAAATAGTGTGGGATCTATTAATGAGTGTAGGCAAGTTTGATGCAGCAATAGTAGGAGGAGGACCTGCTGGAACCTCAGCAGCTTACTTTCTAGCAAAAAAGGGGTACCAGGTTATTTTGCTAGAAAGAGGAAAGACCCTTGGAAGCAAGAATGTCTATGGAGGAAGGATATACAGCAAAATAATAAAGGATCTCTTTCCCGATTTCGAGAAGGATGCGCCTATACATAGGTGGGTAAATAGAGAATTGTTTTCCATTGTTCAAGGAGGAGATTCTGTAACTCTCTCATATAACTCCAAAGATTCAAAATCTTTCACAGCTAACCTAACTGAATTCTGCTCATGGCTTGGAAAAAAGGCGGAGGAGGTTGGAGCGAATGTCTTCACCGAAGCAAAGGTCACAGCCCTCAGTAGAGATGGAGAAAAGGTTAATGGTATATATGTTGGTGAAGAGAAGGTTGATGCAGATGTTGTAGTAATAGCTGAAGGAGCAAACAGGCTCCTCTCAGAGAAAAGTGGTCTTGCTCCAACCCCCCCTCTTTCCTCTCTGGCCTTAGGAATTAAGGAGAGCATTAGGCTTGGAAAGGAGAATATTGAAAATAGATTATCTCTACAGGAGGGGGAGGGTGTTTCGTGGATGTTTCTAGGAGATTTCACAGAAGGTATTCCTGATGGTGGCTTTCTGTACACCTTCAGGGATTACTTGAGTCTTGGAGTAGTTGTTAGTCTTGGAGAAGCAGTTAGCGGAATAAAGGAACAGGCTTATTTATTCCTTGAGAAGCTCAGGAATCATCCCATGCTTGCAAATATTTTAAGAGGGGGGGAAACAATCGAGTACTCAGCCCACTTGACGATCGTCGAGCCTACAAGATACATGCCTAAGAAGCTATCTGGAAATGGGTA of Fervidicoccaceae archaeon contains these proteins:
- the rrp42 gene encoding exosome complex protein Rrp42, translated to MSVTPSTYPLVPKIQKETILSLLEVGKRADGRGLDDIRRISIVPDYIEKSDGSALVNLGDTVVLVGIKMEPGSPYPDQPDEGVLMINAEFVPLASPLFEPGPPDENAYELARIIDRSYRETKAIDLKDLAILPGQKVLVVWNDIYVLNHSGNLIDASAIATLVALSRAKIPNYEIGDLGFLTKKEGYRGNLKLTKKVITATIAKIGSYYVADPTEEEEYVSDARLSVSFTEEGVIAGMQKMGTGSLDERDIDAMIDLAWKVAQKYLQEIERALSDKKPQDERKESIEDTLQRESA
- a CDS encoding FAD-dependent oxidoreductase, with the protein product MSVGKFDAAIVGGGPAGTSAAYFLAKKGYQVILLERGKTLGSKNVYGGRIYSKIIKDLFPDFEKDAPIHRWVNRELFSIVQGGDSVTLSYNSKDSKSFTANLTEFCSWLGKKAEEVGANVFTEAKVTALSRDGEKVNGIYVGEEKVDADVVVIAEGANRLLSEKSGLAPTPPLSSLALGIKESIRLGKENIENRLSLQEGEGVSWMFLGDFTEGIPDGGFLYTFRDYLSLGVVVSLGEAVSGIKEQAYLFLEKLRNHPMLANILRGGETIEYSAHLTIVEPTRYMPKKLSGNGYAIIGDSAGLLGNLGYTFRGVDFAVFSGYALAESFEKIRNGDWESYEEFLKSSWVYKEILRFSRAHDLMKEKRMLESYPLLLNKIMKSIFDLEGPAPKLMEAVLDNIKKSNLSPLLLLRDMIKAARDL
- a CDS encoding 30S ribosomal protein S27ae, which produces MAEIHNLYEFDYKTGKIRLKNRKCPRCGGIMAFHREPVQRWYCGACGYTEFSTGER
- a CDS encoding ribosome assembly factor SBDS, whose amino-acid sequence is MSSKEYIVAKYDHKGKHFEILVDPNLAFQYRESGKPGIEEVVKSEFIYKDVRKGLKASPEDIKSVFGTEDFKTVAEKILKEGELQLTTEQRRKMLESKKKLIVTYISRNAIDPKTKLPIPPQRIEKAMEEARIGIDIYKSVEEQAIAVVKAISRLMPIKMARAILEITIPPEHSSRAFSEAKSLGITHKVDWKNDGSVLIELEIPAGLQEEVIDKLNKLTKGEVSVKVLKVE
- a CDS encoding UPF0147 family protein, coding for MSAQGNEEKIKSAIMMLTKIVNDASVPRNIRRVATEAINQLSVKNLSAGVRAANAIHVLDEISQDPNMPVHTRIAIWNIVSLLENVRD
- a CDS encoding electron transfer flavoprotein subunit beta/FixA family protein, producing MRPLQIVVLMKPVPDMDKVKFDVEKGTIVRESSELQINPFDLHAIEAAVQIKEKVGGQVTVISMAPLHAQDALREALSRGCDRAILLSDRRFAGADTLATAYALASAIKKLGTFDLIISGEKSVDGDTAQVPPEVAEFLGIPHASYVSKILEVEEKKIRVITEQESPYEIELFFPTLLQVTKEAAKPRVPLLKDKLRAKKANIEIWNADYLSDVADIKQFGFSGSPTIVSKIIVPKPKTRNKQVLNPEEGIQKIIEILKKEGML
- a CDS encoding electron transfer flavoprotein subunit alpha/FixB family protein produces the protein MDEYKGIMVYAENHAGVIHPVTFELLAKARELAEKKGTLVSAALAGWNVKEKANELIHRGADIVYLIDDERLKDFDVIAHRNALIKIIETAKPEAVLFGATNSGRTLAPRVSSYLRTGLTADCTDLFVDEKGNIVQVRPAFSGNIFAYIITRTKPVMSTVRYRTFKPLESDPGRMGKIFELYLDNFEETGYKVLKKLEREKVNISEAELIVSVGRGVKKKEDLQMIYELASLLGATVGASRPLVDDDWISRDHQVGFSGNIVKPKVYIAIGISGSPQHVVGMKDSGTVISINIDPSAPIGEYSDYLIVGDLYEIVPRLISEIRKLKEQKQ
- the rrp4 gene encoding exosome complex RNA-binding protein Rrp4 translates to MSEIPRPVFYIQQRDIVLPGDLIAEGKIETNSVYLYKEGNKYYSSIIGLAEIKEDKVYLIPMEHAYIPKPNDMVVGLITDVGPTYWTVDINSPYEGQLPVGETLLRQTQATVDTLRKFLSIGDHVLLRVLAFDRLRDPVLTMRGKGLGKITQGKVIELSSRVANLLLFRKRTLVELIAKETETSIFVGNNGRIWLYGKDPILEDIAILALKKIDSSDISVIGISNILEFIREEKARRGDRK
- a CDS encoding XTP/dITP diphosphatase, encoding MRLFILTHNDSKFSEIAEVLLEYGIEAIQLRKKKFEIQADEVSEIAFRAAEHECRELNTPIAVDDTALYIEALRGFPGPYAEYVFRTIGISGILKLMEGKNNRKARFVTAVAYCNGRSVRVFEGILEGTISDEARGEFGFGFDPIFIPEGSLKTLAEMTIAEKNMISHRAVAFRKLAEWLNNNKE
- the kae1 gene encoding KEOPS complex N(6)-L-threonylcarbamoyladenine synthase Kae1 produces the protein MWLHGILNGRKVRVLGIESTAHTLGIGIAQNYPPYILSNEKSKYEPVLGGIHPREASRNHAEKIGEVLKSALNKANLTIKDIDAIAVALGPGMGPCLRVGATAARALASYYDKKLVPVNHSIAHIEIGNLLSGFEDPLIIYVSGGNTSIVAYGQKRYRVFGETQDIALGNLRDVFAREAGIAPPYIVNGWHALDLCARRSQTKEILDLPYIVKGQDVSYAGLLTSALKKLREGYKLEDICYSVVEISFSMITEVAERGLAHTRKQEVLLTGGVSASQILDEKVKLMAESHGARYYNVPPAYAGDNGAMIAWTGVLAYLSGVSIDPREATIDQRWRIEEVEIPWRN
- a CDS encoding SLC13 family permease, producing MPSTRTKVIGLVAVILLVFLLALVSGLNLKQVVSLTALAMFIGGSFTFWSFRVAFAFAGVSLLLFTDVIDIPHVIQFSNIDVIIFLISMMIIVGFLEERKFFDWITAKMIYSLINRPSFVFASILLSSFILAALVDEVTSILITLALTIRVCKYYNIDPLPISIFEVFTTNIGSSATVVGNPIGVLIAFRAGLTFFDFIRWSFPIALVSVAVVVLIGEFYFREEKELAKKKKHDEEELRGLEELAKYKKELNTPTALFLAVLIGLILHHHLEAYFNLPKNSLLLAVAMLGAGVALFIEHEKAVDLVERRVDWWTLVYFLLLFASVGTIQYTGISNIIVEKVEQVTQGNIIYLMLLISAIVGGITSVMDNVLAVSIAIPIVNSMVGTLNTFPIWWISLISGTYWGNATIIGSTANIVMAGYLEKMKKRGEHIGELSMIKWIKLGIPISAITFFIAFFLLYMQMGLMPHK
- a CDS encoding Kae1-associated kinase Bud32 — its product is MEKLKIAPLSWGAESNLYLGHYLGRKVVVKERIRKPYMPPKLSERLVRERTISEARILWEANLIGVKAPLPLKVEPEAGVIIMSYIEGKLLRDMIFAGENEQLIREIMRIVGEYVAKLHNFHIIHGDLTTSNIIYKTEAGPFIIDFGLSFRSKRVEDKAMDLRVLERAVESTHPEHKDELMPLFYEKYFSEVNESELIGKSLEEIRLRGRYIKERQKQ
- the rrp41 gene encoding exosome complex exonuclease Rrp41 encodes the protein MKLINEDGLRIDGRRPDQMRPISMSVGVLKNAQGSALVSYGKTTVIAAVYGPREALPRHMTLPDRAILRVRYHMAPFSTTERKSPAPTRREVELSKVIRESLESSIFTELYPRTTIDIFIEVLQADGGTRTTSLTAASLALADAGIPMRDLIAGVAVGKVNGKLVLDINEAEDSGGEADMPVAMMPNLGKIVLLQLNGSLTRDEFKEALRMATKAIREIYLIQKQTLRDNYARMTEEEKEAESA